One Parageobacillus sp. KH3-4 genomic region harbors:
- a CDS encoding helix-turn-helix domain-containing protein, with amino-acid sequence MLERLQSYYKDAIVINEQVDDIAAYEWFYTKDGDKIGICKQRLSEQEKQLLSIFLTPIPDTDRMMSDEETAWHRWIMHGDPTMLRHFSSHSPYYRFIHFLTKQSVANKDDFYDAISGLFPERIIIVWEHDHRGVIIEKKQKPTPDPLPFAEMADTLSTDFYVTLHLFVGQIHRYSEHLYESFCHERRCFQLAQTYMPKQTVYQMEDIIPLLLIHHHSELEMVRKSLPFLETLDDEWLHIIKTFFQCDLNVSLAAKKLYMHRNSLQYRIDKFIEKTGMDIKHFKGAVAVYLAILLKEYVNH; translated from the coding sequence AATCGTACTATAAGGACGCGATCGTCATTAATGAGCAAGTCGACGACATCGCCGCATATGAATGGTTTTATACGAAAGACGGTGATAAAATTGGAATTTGCAAACAGCGTCTATCGGAACAAGAAAAACAATTATTATCGATTTTTCTGACACCGATTCCGGACACGGATCGCATGATGAGCGATGAAGAAACGGCATGGCATAGGTGGATCATGCACGGGGATCCAACGATGCTGCGGCATTTTTCCTCCCATTCCCCTTATTACCGCTTTATCCATTTTTTGACAAAACAATCTGTAGCAAATAAAGACGATTTTTACGATGCGATTAGCGGGCTGTTTCCAGAACGTATTATTATCGTTTGGGAACACGACCATCGCGGCGTCATTATTGAAAAAAAGCAAAAGCCAACGCCGGACCCGCTGCCATTTGCCGAAATGGCGGACACGCTATCGACCGATTTTTATGTCACCCTTCATCTGTTTGTTGGGCAAATCCATCGATATAGCGAACATCTTTATGAATCATTTTGCCATGAAAGGCGATGTTTCCAATTAGCACAAACATATATGCCAAAACAAACGGTGTATCAAATGGAAGATATCATTCCGCTCCTGCTCATTCATCATCATTCCGAACTGGAAATGGTCAGAAAGTCGCTCCCTTTTCTGGAAACATTGGATGATGAATGGCTCCATATCATCAAAACATTTTTCCAATGTGATCTTAACGTTTCCCTAGCGGCAAAAAAGCTATATATGCACCGCAATAGCTTACAATACCGCATCGATAAATTTATTGAAAAAACAGGAATGGATATTAAACATTTTAAAGGAGCGGTCGCCGTTTATCTGGCCATATTGTTGAAAGAGTACGTAAACCATTAA
- the ugpC gene encoding sn-glycerol-3-phosphate ABC transporter ATP-binding protein UgpC, whose protein sequence is MAELRLEHIYKIYDNNVTAVKDFNLHIKDKEFIVFVGPSGCGKSTTLRMIAGLEEISKGDLYIDGKRMNDVPPKDRDIAMVFQNYALYPHMSVYDNMAFGLKLRKFPKAEIERRVREAARILGLEQYLDRKPKALSGGQRQRVALGRAIVRDAKVFLMDEPLSNLDAKLRVQMRSEIAKLHQRLETTTIYVTHDQTEAMTMATRLVVMKDGVIQQVGTPKEVYEKPENIFVGGFIGSPAMNFLKGTLQDGKFVIGNITFGVPEGKMKVLRDQGYVGKEVILGIRPEDIHDEPVFIEASPNTKITANVEVAELLGAETMVYSNIDGQEFVARIDARTEIKPGYQLDLALDMNKAHFFDIETEKRIRSADEK, encoded by the coding sequence ATGGCAGAGCTTCGTTTAGAACACATTTATAAAATTTACGATAACAACGTGACTGCCGTAAAAGATTTTAATCTACATATTAAAGATAAGGAATTTATCGTCTTTGTCGGTCCGTCCGGCTGCGGCAAATCGACAACGTTGCGGATGATTGCCGGTCTTGAGGAAATTTCGAAAGGCGACTTGTATATCGACGGCAAACGCATGAACGATGTTCCGCCAAAAGATCGCGATATCGCGATGGTGTTCCAAAACTACGCGCTTTATCCGCACATGAGCGTCTACGATAACATGGCGTTCGGATTAAAATTAAGAAAATTTCCGAAAGCGGAAATCGAACGTCGGGTTCGCGAAGCAGCGCGCATTCTCGGCCTTGAACAATACTTGGACCGCAAACCGAAAGCGCTTTCTGGCGGACAGCGCCAACGCGTCGCGCTAGGACGTGCCATTGTCCGTGACGCAAAAGTATTTTTAATGGACGAGCCGCTTTCAAACTTAGATGCAAAGTTGCGCGTGCAAATGCGGTCGGAAATCGCCAAATTGCATCAACGTTTGGAAACGACGACGATTTACGTTACACACGATCAAACGGAAGCGATGACAATGGCAACACGGCTTGTTGTCATGAAAGACGGCGTCATTCAACAAGTTGGCACGCCAAAAGAAGTGTACGAAAAACCAGAAAATATCTTTGTCGGCGGCTTTATCGGTTCCCCTGCGATGAATTTCTTAAAAGGGACGTTGCAAGATGGCAAGTTTGTTATCGGCAATATTACTTTTGGTGTTCCAGAAGGAAAAATGAAAGTACTTCGTGATCAAGGCTATGTTGGAAAAGAAGTTATTTTAGGGATTCGTCCGGAAGACATTCATGACGAACCTGTCTTTATCGAAGCGTCTCCAAACACAAAAATTACCGCTAACGTCGAAGTTGCCGAGCTGCTCGGTGCTGAGACGATGGTTTATTCGAACATTGACGGTCAAGAATTTGTCGCGCGCATTGACGCGCGTACCGAAATTAAACCGGGTTATCAGCTAGACCTTGCATTGGATATGAACAAAGCACACTTTTTTGATATCGAAACAGAAAAACGAATCCGTTCCGCTGACGAAAAATAA
- a CDS encoding alpha/beta-type small acid-soluble spore protein — MARNNSSNQLLVAGAQQAIDQMKYEIAQEFGVNLGPDTTSRANGSVGGEITKRLVAMAQQQLGGQFGNVQ, encoded by the coding sequence ATGGCACGCAACAACAGTTCTAATCAACTGCTAGTCGCTGGTGCGCAACAAGCAATCGATCAAATGAAATACGAAATCGCCCAAGAATTTGGCGTTAACCTTGGCCCTGACACTACTTCTCGGGCGAACGGTTCCGTTGGTGGAGAAATTACAAAGCGCCTTGTCGCAATGGCTCAACAACAACTTGGTGGTCAATTCGGCAACGTCCAATAA
- a CDS encoding amino acid ABC transporter ATP-binding protein — protein sequence MISVQGLYKQFGDVEVLKGIDLTVEKGKVVVIIGPSGSGKTTFLRCLNVLEVPTKGKISIANRQLDFSNPVTKREIHEFRRLTGMVFQSYNLFPHMTALENVMEGPVTVKREKKERVRERAMALLEKVGLKDKAHHYPFQLSGGQQQRVAIARALAMEPEVMLFDEPTSALDPELVGEVLKVMKSLANEGMTMIVVTHEMRFAKEAADEVVFMDGGIIVERGAPEQLLVSPKHERTRQFLQLIE from the coding sequence ATGATTTCTGTTCAAGGCTTATATAAGCAATTTGGAGACGTAGAAGTATTAAAGGGAATCGATCTTACGGTGGAAAAAGGGAAAGTAGTGGTCATTATTGGTCCATCGGGTTCAGGGAAGACGACGTTTTTGCGTTGTTTAAACGTGCTTGAAGTGCCGACAAAAGGGAAAATTTCGATAGCGAATAGACAGCTTGATTTTTCGAATCCTGTAACGAAACGAGAGATTCATGAATTTCGCCGGCTGACAGGAATGGTGTTCCAAAGCTATAATTTGTTCCCCCATATGACCGCCCTTGAAAACGTCATGGAAGGACCTGTCACGGTCAAGCGCGAAAAGAAAGAGCGCGTACGCGAGAGAGCGATGGCATTGTTGGAGAAAGTGGGGCTGAAAGATAAAGCCCATCATTATCCGTTTCAGCTGTCTGGAGGGCAGCAGCAGCGCGTCGCGATCGCGCGGGCGCTCGCCATGGAACCGGAAGTCATGCTGTTTGATGAACCGACATCGGCGTTAGATCCGGAGCTTGTCGGTGAAGTGCTAAAAGTCATGAAAAGTTTGGCGAATGAAGGAATGACAATGATCGTCGTCACTCATGAAATGAGGTTTGCGAAAGAAGCAGCCGATGAAGTGGTTTTTATGGATGGGGGAATCATCGTGGAAAGAGGAGCTCCAGAACAGTTGCTCGTTTCTCCAAAACATGAACGCACAAGACAATTTTTACAACTTATCGAGTAA
- a CDS encoding amino acid ABC transporter permease yields the protein MYLNNVMMDPERVDRLVSIAQSSLLPLVKGALYYTIPLTIITFTIGLILAIATALARISGVKVLEIIARIYVSAIRGTPLLVQLFIIFYGLPNIGITIPSFPAAIIGFSLNVGAYASEIIRAAILSIPKGQWEAAYSLGMTSGQALRRVIFPQAARVSIPPLSNTFISLVKDTSLASLILVSEMFRKAQEIASTNYEFLLLYTEAAIIYWIICFLLSIVQNRVEERLNRYIAR from the coding sequence ATGTATCTAAATAATGTGATGATGGACCCTGAACGGGTAGACCGATTAGTATCTATCGCGCAGAGTTCCCTTCTCCCGCTGGTGAAGGGGGCTTTGTATTATACGATTCCACTGACGATTATTACGTTTACCATTGGATTAATATTGGCGATTGCCACAGCATTGGCGCGCATTTCTGGAGTAAAAGTATTAGAAATCATTGCGAGAATATACGTATCGGCCATCCGCGGAACACCGCTGCTTGTCCAGTTGTTTATTATCTTTTACGGCCTGCCGAACATCGGCATTACGATTCCTTCGTTTCCTGCGGCCATCATTGGCTTTTCGTTAAACGTCGGTGCGTATGCTTCAGAGATTATCCGCGCCGCTATCTTATCGATTCCGAAAGGGCAATGGGAAGCGGCGTATTCATTAGGAATGACGTCGGGACAGGCATTGCGCCGAGTAATATTTCCGCAAGCGGCCCGTGTGTCGATTCCACCGCTGTCAAATACGTTTATCAGTTTAGTCAAAGATACATCGCTTGCATCGCTCATCCTTGTTTCGGAAATGTTTCGCAAAGCGCAGGAAATTGCCTCGACGAACTATGAATTCTTGTTGTTATATACTGAAGCGGCAATCATTTATTGGATTATTTGCTTTCTACTATCAATTGTGCAAAACCGAGTCGAAGAGCGTTTAAATCGTTACATTGCACGATAG
- a CDS encoding amino acid ABC transporter substrate-binding protein has product MKRFFGKSLLLLLTASILLLAACGNQQSKEKSSNQETDLLAQVKKEGELRIGTEGTYPPFTFHDKSGKLTGFDVDLAREVAKRLGVKPVFMETQWDAMFAGLDAKRFDMIANEVGIRRDRQQKYDFSDPYITSMAVLVVHKDNNKVSKFEDIKGLKAAQSMTSNFADLARSYGAQIVGVEGFNQAVELLSSKRVDVTINDNLSVLDFLKQKPDAPIKIVAKHSDASQSGFMFRKGSETLVEAVNKALEDMKKDGTYAKISEKWFGEDVSK; this is encoded by the coding sequence ATGAAAAGATTTTTTGGCAAAAGTTTGCTTCTTTTATTGACAGCTTCGATTTTGTTGTTGGCCGCATGCGGCAATCAGCAATCCAAAGAAAAATCGAGCAATCAAGAAACTGATTTGTTAGCGCAAGTGAAAAAAGAAGGAGAATTGCGCATTGGAACAGAGGGGACATATCCGCCGTTTACGTTTCATGATAAAAGCGGGAAGTTAACCGGTTTTGATGTGGATTTGGCAAGAGAAGTAGCGAAGCGTCTCGGCGTCAAGCCTGTGTTTATGGAAACACAATGGGATGCGATGTTTGCGGGATTGGACGCAAAACGGTTTGACATGATTGCCAACGAAGTCGGAATTCGCCGAGACCGGCAACAGAAATATGATTTTTCTGATCCGTATATTACTTCTATGGCGGTGTTAGTCGTCCATAAAGATAACAATAAAGTATCTAAATTTGAAGACATAAAAGGGCTAAAAGCGGCACAATCGATGACAAGCAATTTTGCGGATTTAGCGCGGTCGTACGGCGCGCAGATTGTTGGTGTGGAAGGATTTAATCAAGCGGTCGAATTGTTAAGTTCTAAGCGGGTGGACGTTACCATTAACGATAACCTATCCGTTCTTGATTTCTTGAAACAAAAGCCAGACGCGCCAATTAAAATTGTGGCAAAGCACAGTGATGCATCTCAAAGCGGGTTTATGTTCCGCAAAGGCAGCGAAACGTTGGTGGAAGCTGTGAATAAAGCGTTAGAAGACATGAAAAAAGACGGCACATACGCCAAAATTTCCGAGAAATGGTTTGGTGAAGATGTATCTAAATAA
- a CDS encoding hemolysin family protein, translated as MEELPLSLLGWFFLCIVLTAFFSSVETAFSSANKIRLRNYVEENHRGSKRVNYIMENLDRVLLTALVANRVAGIVAVAFLVDIATTTLGERAGLIVAVIVMTVLLLIFGEILPKSIAKEHAESLSIHYAAIVYALMKLLSPITTLFNAVRDRVVKWFTNGTVVPAVTEEEIKVMIDLSEEEGIIDNKEKELIHRSLDFDEILVGEIFTPRADMVAVEVNQPIEEIRDVFLEEKYSRIPVYEEDIDNVIGILSESDFFSELVQQKEINVRALLRKPLFVVESMKISDLLPEFQKSKVHMAIVVDEFGGTAGLITLEDIIEQIVGEIWDEHDEAVKNIQQIDENSYEFNAELPLDEFCEIMKIDTPESSSHTLGGWIFEMFERVPNVGETLHYGPLTLTVQQVENRRIRKVLVSLNEQPLVENM; from the coding sequence TTGGAAGAGTTGCCTCTGAGCCTGTTGGGATGGTTTTTTCTTTGTATTGTTTTGACCGCTTTCTTTTCTTCGGTGGAAACTGCATTTTCTTCAGCGAATAAAATTCGCCTGAGAAATTATGTGGAAGAAAACCACCGTGGCAGCAAGCGAGTAAATTATATCATGGAAAATTTAGACCGCGTCTTATTGACGGCGCTTGTGGCAAACAGAGTCGCAGGCATTGTTGCCGTCGCGTTTTTAGTAGACATCGCGACAACAACGCTTGGCGAACGGGCAGGTCTTATTGTTGCGGTTATCGTCATGACCGTGCTTCTTTTAATCTTCGGTGAAATTTTGCCAAAATCGATTGCGAAAGAGCATGCGGAATCATTGTCGATTCATTATGCAGCAATTGTTTATGCATTGATGAAACTGCTTTCTCCGATTACAACATTATTTAATGCCGTAAGAGATCGTGTAGTGAAATGGTTTACGAATGGAACGGTTGTTCCTGCAGTAACGGAAGAAGAGATTAAAGTAATGATTGACTTGAGTGAGGAAGAAGGCATCATTGACAACAAAGAAAAAGAATTAATTCATCGTTCGCTCGATTTTGATGAAATTTTAGTTGGTGAAATTTTCACGCCACGGGCCGATATGGTCGCGGTCGAAGTCAATCAGCCGATTGAGGAAATTCGCGATGTTTTCCTAGAGGAAAAGTATTCCCGTATACCGGTGTATGAGGAAGATATTGATAATGTGATTGGTATTTTATCGGAAAGTGACTTTTTTAGTGAGCTTGTGCAACAAAAAGAGATAAACGTTCGCGCGTTACTGCGTAAACCATTGTTCGTCGTCGAATCGATGAAAATTTCCGATCTGCTGCCGGAATTTCAAAAAAGCAAAGTGCATATGGCCATTGTTGTTGATGAGTTTGGCGGTACGGCGGGATTAATCACGCTTGAAGACATTATTGAACAAATTGTTGGAGAAATATGGGATGAGCATGATGAAGCAGTAAAAAATATTCAACAAATCGATGAAAACAGCTATGAATTTAACGCTGAACTTCCGCTGGATGAATTTTGCGAAATAATGAAAATTGATACACCGGAAAGCTCTTCCCATACGCTAGGCGGTTGGATATTCGAAATGTTCGAACGCGTTCCTAACGTTGGCGAAACGTTGCATTATGGCCCGCTTACTTTAACCGTACAACAAGTCGAAAATCGCAGAATTAGGAAAGTGCTTGTTTCATTAAATGAGCAGCCGTTAGTGGAAAATATGTAA
- a CDS encoding thiazole biosynthesis adenylyltransferase ThiF, whose amino-acid sequence MNERYSRQELFAPIGEEGQKKIAKKHVLVLGAGALGTGNAEALVRAGIGKLTIVDRDYVEWSNLQRQQLYSEADAKERIPKAIAAKRRLEEINSDVAIDAIVGDVTGQELEELVSERKPDLLIDATDNFDTRMIINDAAYKYHIPWIYGACVGSYGISYAFIPGKTPCFHCLLETVPAGGLTCDTAGIISPAVQMVVAYQVAEALKILVEDWSSLRNKLVSFDLWKNQYAAIRVDQVKKDDCPTCGAHPSYPYLSYDQQPKTAVLCGRNSVQIRPAGQRNYDLQELAELFAKQGLRVDANPYLVSVPLGEQRLVVFQDGRALIHGTKDVQEAKTIYYRYLG is encoded by the coding sequence TTGAATGAACGGTATTCTCGACAAGAGTTGTTTGCACCAATCGGCGAAGAAGGGCAAAAAAAGATAGCGAAGAAACATGTGCTTGTGCTTGGCGCGGGAGCATTAGGGACAGGAAATGCGGAAGCGCTCGTGCGCGCGGGCATCGGCAAACTCACGATCGTTGACCGCGATTATGTCGAATGGAGCAATTTACAGCGCCAGCAATTATATAGCGAAGCGGACGCAAAAGAGCGCATCCCAAAAGCAATTGCTGCAAAGCGGCGGCTAGAAGAGATAAATTCCGATGTTGCGATTGATGCCATTGTCGGCGATGTAACGGGGCAGGAGCTCGAGGAGCTCGTCAGCGAGAGAAAGCCAGATCTTTTGATCGATGCGACAGATAACTTCGATACACGCATGATCATTAATGATGCCGCGTATAAATATCACATTCCGTGGATTTACGGCGCGTGTGTTGGAAGCTATGGCATCAGCTATGCGTTTATTCCGGGGAAAACCCCTTGTTTTCACTGCTTGCTTGAGACGGTGCCAGCGGGCGGTTTGACATGTGATACGGCAGGAATTATTAGTCCTGCTGTGCAAATGGTCGTCGCGTATCAAGTGGCAGAAGCGCTGAAAATTCTTGTGGAAGATTGGTCGTCGCTTCGTAATAAGCTCGTTTCGTTCGATTTATGGAAAAATCAGTATGCGGCGATTCGCGTGGATCAAGTAAAAAAAGATGATTGCCCAACTTGCGGCGCTCATCCATCGTACCCTTACCTTTCTTATGACCAACAGCCGAAAACGGCAGTGTTATGCGGACGAAATTCCGTGCAAATTCGCCCGGCTGGACAACGAAATTACGATTTGCAGGAGCTTGCCGAATTGTTTGCCAAACAAGGATTGCGCGTAGACGCCAACCCGTATCTTGTCTCTGTGCCGCTTGGAGAGCAGCGGCTTGTCGTCTTTCAAGATGGACGCGCGCTCATTCATGGGACAAAAGATGTCCAAGAGGCAAAAACCATTTATTATCGTTATTTAGGATAG
- a CDS encoding thiazole synthase codes for MLKIGPYEFQSRLLLGTGKYPNMEVQKQAVEVSGAEILTFAVRRMNIFEPNQPNFLENLDLTKYKLLPNTAGAKTAEEAVRIARLAKASGLCDMIKVEVIGCEKTLLPDPVETLKAAEILLKEGFIVLPYTSDDVVLAKRLQELGCHAVMPGASPIGSGQGIVNPLNLSLIIEQATVPVIVDAGIGSPADAAMAMELGADGVLLNTAVSGAADPVKMAKAMKLAVEAGRLGYEAGRIPKKRYATASSPMEGMSVV; via the coding sequence ATGTTAAAAATCGGACCATATGAATTTCAATCAAGACTGTTGCTCGGAACAGGAAAATATCCAAATATGGAAGTGCAAAAGCAAGCGGTCGAAGTGTCAGGAGCGGAAATTTTAACGTTTGCTGTACGGCGGATGAACATTTTTGAACCAAACCAACCGAATTTTTTGGAAAATTTAGATCTGACAAAATATAAGCTTCTTCCGAATACGGCTGGGGCGAAAACAGCCGAGGAGGCGGTGCGAATCGCACGGCTCGCCAAAGCGTCGGGATTATGTGATATGATAAAAGTGGAAGTGATCGGCTGTGAAAAAACATTGCTTCCGGACCCAGTCGAGACGTTAAAGGCGGCAGAGATATTGTTGAAAGAAGGCTTTATCGTTCTTCCATATACTTCTGATGACGTCGTGCTCGCAAAACGGCTGCAAGAGCTTGGCTGCCATGCGGTTATGCCGGGAGCTTCTCCGATCGGTTCCGGGCAGGGCATTGTCAATCCGTTAAACTTAAGCCTCATTATTGAGCAGGCGACCGTCCCAGTGATTGTTGACGCTGGAATTGGCAGCCCGGCGGATGCAGCGATGGCAATGGAGCTGGGAGCTGACGGAGTGCTGTTGAACACTGCCGTTTCCGGCGCGGCCGATCCAGTCAAAATGGCAAAAGCGATGAAGCTTGCCGTGGAAGCCGGACGTCTCGGCTATGAGGCAGGCAGAATTCCGAAAAAACGGTATGCAACAGCAAGTAGTCCAATGGAAGGAATGAGTGTTGTTTGA
- the thiS gene encoding sulfur carrier protein ThiS: MELMINGESIQVPNEVKTVSDLLAHFQLNKKIAVVEVNLTIIPKQQYETTTLCNGDKVEIVHFVGGG, encoded by the coding sequence ATGGAACTGATGATTAACGGCGAATCGATCCAGGTTCCAAATGAAGTGAAAACGGTCAGCGATTTGCTCGCCCATTTTCAATTGAATAAAAAAATCGCGGTTGTGGAAGTAAACTTAACGATTATCCCAAAACAGCAATATGAGACAACAACGTTATGCAACGGCGATAAAGTCGAAATCGTTCATTTTGTGGGAGGCGGTTGA
- the thiO gene encoding glycine oxidase ThiO gives MERHHYDVAIVGGGIIGASIAFQLAKRHFRVGVFEKGRMASQASSAAAGMLGAQSEFAEESPLIPLALKSRAMVPQLAEELKELTGIDIGLVQKGMLKVAVTEEEAAALRRHYEFWRNTDDPVRWLSGAELAEMEPRVSRDLTGVMYIPSDGQVSAPDFALAFANASIAYGAKWHEYTEFIDLQRENHSYVIHTNHGEIAADAVVVAAGAWSSRVLEKTGISLPIHPVKGECLLVKTEKPLIQATVFAKNGCYIVPKRENRLLIGATSMPHTFDRKVSIQGIMSLLERAQRLLPELKNAEWEKAWSGTRPQTGDGLPYIGKHPRYERVWVATGHYRNGILLSPITGVLLADLIEGKESEIDLAPFSLTRYQAKVGR, from the coding sequence ATGGAACGTCACCATTATGATGTCGCGATTGTCGGCGGCGGAATTATTGGCGCTTCCATCGCCTTCCAGTTGGCGAAACGCCATTTCCGTGTCGGCGTGTTTGAAAAAGGGCGGATGGCGAGCCAAGCGTCTAGCGCGGCAGCAGGAATGCTTGGCGCGCAGTCTGAATTTGCCGAAGAGAGCCCGCTCATTCCGCTTGCGCTAAAAAGTCGGGCGATGGTTCCACAGCTTGCGGAGGAATTAAAAGAACTTACCGGAATCGACATTGGGCTTGTGCAGAAAGGCATGTTGAAAGTGGCAGTGACGGAGGAAGAAGCAGCGGCTCTTCGCCGCCATTACGAATTTTGGCGGAATACCGATGATCCGGTGCGATGGCTGTCCGGTGCCGAATTAGCGGAAATGGAGCCGCGCGTTTCCCGCGATTTAACGGGCGTTATGTATATTCCATCAGACGGGCAGGTGAGCGCTCCAGATTTTGCTCTTGCCTTTGCGAACGCTTCGATTGCCTATGGGGCAAAATGGCATGAGTATACGGAATTCATCGATTTACAGCGTGAAAATCATTCTTATGTAATCCATACCAATCACGGTGAGATCGCAGCAGATGCCGTGGTGGTGGCGGCGGGAGCATGGTCTTCGCGGGTGCTTGAAAAAACGGGCATTTCGCTGCCAATACATCCGGTCAAGGGGGAATGTCTTTTGGTCAAAACGGAAAAACCGCTCATTCAGGCGACCGTATTTGCGAAAAACGGCTGCTATATCGTTCCGAAGCGAGAAAATCGGTTGCTGATCGGGGCGACGTCGATGCCGCACACATTTGACCGAAAAGTCTCGATTCAAGGAATAATGAGTTTGCTTGAACGGGCGCAGCGCCTTCTTCCCGAACTGAAAAATGCCGAATGGGAAAAAGCGTGGAGCGGAACCCGTCCGCAAACGGGAGATGGATTGCCGTACATAGGAAAACATCCCCGCTACGAGCGCGTCTGGGTTGCCACTGGCCATTATCGGAACGGGATTTTGTTAAGCCCGATCACCGGCGTATTGTTGGCAGATCTCATTGAAGGAAAAGAAAGCGAAATCGATCTTGCTCCATTTTCGCTTACACGATATCAAGCAAAGGTGGGAAGATAA
- the tenI gene encoding thiazole tautomerase TenI: protein MKVERQLHIISTGKQPLEQFVAICARVHPYVDVIHVREKMKTAREISEFLTALIRRGIPPKKIVVNDRIDVAVVFGVKGVQLAHHSLPVRQVKRHFPSLSVGCSVHSLEEAMEAEKSGADYCIYGHVFPTASKLGEPPRGIESLQNVVHHVNIPVIAIGGICSDNAEQVLQAGAHGIAVMSAVFCAKDPVGEAKKLAKIVKKMA, encoded by the coding sequence ATGAAAGTGGAACGACAGCTTCACATTATTTCGACAGGCAAACAGCCTTTAGAGCAATTCGTTGCGATTTGCGCCCGCGTTCATCCGTATGTGGACGTGATTCATGTGCGGGAAAAAATGAAAACAGCGCGGGAAATTTCCGAGTTTCTCACCGCGTTGATCAGGCGAGGAATACCACCTAAAAAAATCGTTGTCAACGATCGAATTGACGTGGCAGTTGTTTTTGGAGTAAAAGGAGTCCAGCTTGCGCATCATAGTTTGCCGGTGCGGCAAGTGAAACGGCATTTTCCCTCGCTGTCTGTCGGCTGTTCAGTCCATTCGCTTGAAGAAGCGATGGAAGCGGAAAAAAGCGGCGCTGATTATTGCATATACGGCCACGTCTTTCCAACGGCAAGCAAGCTAGGAGAGCCGCCGCGCGGAATAGAGTCATTGCAAAATGTCGTCCATCATGTGAATATTCCTGTTATTGCGATTGGCGGCATCTGTTCTGATAATGCGGAGCAAGTGCTGCAAGCCGGCGCGCATGGGATTGCCGTCATGTCAGCGGTATTTTGTGCTAAAGATCCAGTTGGCGAAGCGAAAAAACTTGCGAAAATCGTAAAGAAAATGGCATGA